The window CAGAGCACCCGACCATCACCGACGAGGAGCGCCGTTACATCGAGGAGAGCATCGGTGAAAGTGCCCAGCTGATGGGCGCCATGGAAGTGAGTTCTCATCACTCAGTACCCTTTGATTCATAACACCATGACAAGTACAGTTCATCCAgctgattttctgtttgtcacGTTCTGTTTTAACAGAAATTCAAGACCCCCTGGAGGAAGTTCTTCTCCTCCATGCCCGTCTATGCAATCATCGTGGCCAACTTCTGCAGGAGCTGGACCTTCTATCTGCTCCTCATCAGCCAGCCTGCGTACTTTGAAGAGGTGTTTGGTTTTGAAATAAGCAAGGTAAATAAATCCCTTATAATGCCTGGTATCAGCCCTAAAAGTACCCTCAAACATGATGTGATTCTTTCAGGATTACAAGCTATGATTTTCTCAGATATGAATTGTTTAAGTTCAGTGCAAGTTCATTTCtataaaatacaaatcaaacattttctgtcCTATCCTGCAGTGAAAAAAGTACAACAATGCTGCTGTTCATTCAGTGTATATTGTAACGCTATTGTAACAGTCTAACATTGTGTATTTATtctattaattaatattaagaATCATTTTAAAGTTGACAAAAGTGTTATTTGGATTGTTAGCTGTGGAGGCCAAATATTACAAATATCTATTAGAATCGAcctaaaattaattattaagaAGAAAGAGAGGTTAGTGCATATAGTGAAGTGACTTATCTATTACCATTCAAATAAGTAATATGCCTAACTCTGTTAAATGGTTCGCCTTGACTTAAAATGTCAGATGAATTCactttgaaaatatttattggGAATCATTACctcagttttttaaattgaaggTGACATTTTTTCAGTGCCCTGTCACAAGATATTTCTAACTTTCCCTTTCACTTTATGAAAATAGATTTGAACACTATTTaacaaaatgaatcaattatagGGGCTGTGGTTTGGCCATTTTATATTCCTAGAGTGCCTCATCTAAGCAACAGTTTCCAGTTAATCTTCAAATCTCATAATCTTTGCCCTCCCGTGAGAGTCTGCAGCATGAATCAAGCAGGTCTGGCAGCTGTAATTCAGCTTCAGGATGAGATCCTGTGATTACTGCAGGTGATATATTGCTCAGATTTGACGCTGCAGTCAGAGGTTAAAACGCAGGCAAAGATTTGTTCTGAGACTGAAAGAATCATCTTTGTTGTGACGGGTCTCTTTGTCGCTGTCACATCCACTTCTGACGTGTGTGTTTGACGGTTTCTCAGGTTGGGATACTGTCGGCGCTCCCTCACTTGGTCATGACCATCATCGTGCCGTTAGGAGGCCAGTTAGCCGACTACCTGCGTACTCACAACATCATGTCCACCACTATGGTCCGTAAAATCATGAACTGTGGAGGTGAGGCTTTATGAATCAAATATTCATCTATTAATATGATAATGTAGAAGTATTCCTCTTCAGTACATCAGTTAACTCttgtcttcttgtttttagGGTTTGGTATGGAGGCCACTCTCTTACTGGTAGTTGGTTATTCTCACAGTAAGGGCATGGCCATCTCTTTCTTAGTCCTGGCTGTGGGTTTTAGTGGTTTTGCAATATCAGGTGAGTCTCAAAATgattctattttctatttttttcatttcattttctattcaaaaaagtgcaaaactttcaatattcactctttctGTGTTGCAGGTTTCAATGTCAACCATCTAGACATCGCTCCTCGCTATGCCAGCATCCTCATGGGGATATCCAACGGTGTGGGTACCTTGTCAGGGATGGTCTGCCCTCTAATAGTGGGCGCCATGACAAAAAACAAGGTGAGTCATTTCTATTTATACAGTGCAGTGATGTGAATGTTAATGCAGGATAAAGCAGATGGGAATATTTGCAAACTCCtaaagcccctgaaaacatggtgtcaaatatCAAGCACTTCTCTACGACATCAATTATTCATTACTACATGTGCaacaattaaatttaaagtttgggaaaaacatttttaggtaTTGTTTGCTTCAAGCGTAACACTCAAAAACAAGTCTGCTTCATCAGAACTGTGTGGGTGTGGCTTTTTCATATTTGATTGTTCTGGCAACATAAGTAAACAGCAACGAAACTGTCATCAGATTTTGATGCAGGACAATTGCTGATTGGTGCAAAGACATGAGTGACATCACCTTTTACTGCCCAATTCacacaatacaaaaacacaaatatagaaattttcatgtgaaacaaccaaaactgtttcaactttggcagaaaatttTAGGTTCATGCTGTACCTCATTCTTCATAATcagaagctgattgagaaaatgaGGTTTTTAAGTCCTTTAAGGAGTGACTCAACTTGACTACAACTGCTTCCTGTCCCCAGACACGGGAAGAGTGGCAGTACGTCTTCCTCATTGCTTCCCTCGTGCATTACGGGGGTGTGGTGTTTTATGGGATCTTTGCATCTGGGGAGAAACAGCCATGGGCCGACCCTGAAGAAACCAGCGAAGAGAAGTGCGGCTTCATTGATGAGGACGAGCTGGCCGAAGAGACAGGCGACATCACACAGAGTTACGGCGCGATGGGGGGCCCGGCTAAAAGCTACGGGGCCACCGCACAGCTCAATGGAGGTTGGGTTCAGGACTGGGATAAGACAGAGGAGTACGTCCAGGAACCAGCGGGGAAGATGTACGCCGAGCGTGGCTACTCTTAGGCCAGACACATTCAGTTATGGTGAGTCGGATTACAAAAAACAGACTTTCCATCACGGATTGCACAAATAAGCATTATATTAGATAGTTAAATCCATTCTGTGTATTCTAGTAAAACGGTTACTACTAGTTTCAAACAGCTAGTGTAAAGAAATAGTTAATTGCAATGCAGAACAATCCTCATTAGATTCTCACATGTTTCTCATCACATCTACCTACAGTAGGGCTTCACTATACAGAAAGAAAACTGCAGGCCTATGTTGTACTTCTTAGGCACTCAAACCTCATGAATTTACTTGAACAACATGAGCCAGATGACACTGCAGTTGACCATCCTATAGGGTCTTTCTCGGAAATACCACTCTGATTGCACTGAAACTATAAGTATTCTAAAACAAGATTATATTCTGTttctcaaatgtgttttatgtactgtatatatctgTATACTGTTTCTGTGAGACTATTGTGGATTTGGGTCGTTGATCTGtgttaacattaatataaaagGCCATATTTTTCATGGACAGTACCTTTTCAGGGAGATGTCTGCTTGCAAAAAAGGTCTTCTTCTTCTCGAGCGAGGCCTATAATACACTATAAGACAAAAATAGCGTGAGTGAAGTTGAACCGTAGaattttagtgtgtgtttgtttgcatgaaTTTGCTCAAATCAATGTTCAGATGCAGCCGACTCACGGTCACTGATAGTCCTCATTCAGCCTACTGCTTTGTACTTAGATAAGTGTCTTCTGccattataaataataaaaatgaactttcaTAATCAGGTTCTGGTCGTGATGTGAGACAAATCAAAAAAGTTTTGAAGGTGATTGCTCAGAAGACATTGTTTATTGATGTTTGGTGTGCACTGCAATAAATTCTGTGTACCAGCTGCCACCCATCACATTCTGTTTTGTAATGTAACACTGGCTTGCTGTATCTAACTGTAATTGTTTTGGAGTCATGTGATGATCAACATTaaggtgtgtgttttaacaaatTACTAGTGTCCGGAGAATCCAGATTTAGTGCTCATGATGCAGGACATGTTGTTGCATTTTGACAACAAGGCATGCAGTACTGTACACGAACAACCAGGTTTTGTGATCTCTTGGTGTTTCTTGGTTGTTCTCATTGTCACCAAAAGTACTTTCTTGACACTTTgatattgtcacatttgagtGGACCACATGAATTAATAGATTGCTCTTCCACCTGACTTTATTTGCTATTTGAACACTTTCTGCATTTGCTGTATGAAATCTGCAAGGAtgtgtaaaatatatgaatatttaagAATGTTTAAGATGACCAAAAGATGCTATTTATGGCTTTGTGCCTGAAGTTTATGTAAACagataaatgtgattttatggCTTCAAATTATTGTGTTTAATGAAAAAGAGGTATGTTGATGtcaaaaagtgttaaaaaaatgctcatatcattttataaaaaagcaaaacaaccaaaagtcatgtttttgtcattcttAGTCACCTTTTCACCTATACTGTAGCACACGAGGACATATTTGAAGGTTAGTGGTCAGCAGAGACTGGAGGCAGACTACCTAACCAGTTAACCACCTTTTCCAATCAGTGCATCTCCTGTTCTCTCCACGTTTCTCATTAGTAAATCAATGGCTGAGGTCTCCGGAGTCCAGGAGAGAGTATTGGACCCTGTAGGTTGGTAATTGGTAAGAGAAGAAAAGAACCGCAATGTTAACGCTATTACTGGTTTTTACATCCCTACAAACGAGGATCATTTTCTGTCTTCCCAAAGAGTCCTGACTTTAATATGCAGTGCAACACCTGCTGCTAAAGGTGTCGTGGGCGTATAAAAATGTGACGACCCTATTAA is drawn from Thunnus thynnus chromosome 5, fThuThy2.1, whole genome shotgun sequence and contains these coding sequences:
- the LOC137183156 gene encoding vesicular glutamate transporter 2.1-like, with translation MEPGKEKALPTSKEGIKQIAGKALGNLYRRLERKQQTGEVIELTEDGRPRDGQERKKPLCDCTCFGLPRRYIIAMLSGLGFCISFGIRCNLGVAIVSMVNNSTIHQNGKIIIKEKAKFNWDPETVGMIHGSFFWGYIVTQIPGGYISSRLAANRVFGAAIVLTSTLNMFIPSAARAHYGCVIFVRILQGLVEGVTYPACHGIWSKWAPPLERSRLATISFCGSYAGAVIAMPLAGILVQYTGWSSVFYVYGSFGLVWYLFWILVSYESPAEHPTITDEERRYIEESIGESAQLMGAMEKFKTPWRKFFSSMPVYAIIVANFCRSWTFYLLLISQPAYFEEVFGFEISKVGILSALPHLVMTIIVPLGGQLADYLRTHNIMSTTMVRKIMNCGGFGMEATLLLVVGYSHSKGMAISFLVLAVGFSGFAISGFNVNHLDIAPRYASILMGISNGVGTLSGMVCPLIVGAMTKNKTREEWQYVFLIASLVHYGGVVFYGIFASGEKQPWADPEETSEEKCGFIDEDELAEETGDITQSYGAMGGPAKSYGATAQLNGGWVQDWDKTEEYVQEPAGKMYAERGYS